The stretch of DNA CCGCTTCTGACCGCTAGCTCACGAATCAACCGGTCGTGGGTATGGGCATTACCGAACACCCATCCTGCACCATGGATGTACAAAACCGTTTTAAGCAGTTGGCCAGCCGTGTTCTTCGGACGCAGGATCCGAACGGACACTTGACCGCTTGGTCCGCCTGGGATGCTGAGATCCTCAATGTCTACATCTTTTTTCTTGGTATCTCCCGATTGAACTTCGTCTACCGCAGCTCTCCCCTGCTCAGGTTCAAGATGGAATAAGTAGGGCGGATTCGCAGTAGCCTCAACAAATTGTTGTGCGGCGGACTCAAGAATAATCTTTTTGGTCATTTTCAACATTCTCCTCATATCATATTAGTTTTAGAAAATTTAATTTTGCGCAATCATTATGGGTAAAAAAAATTATAACTTTCGCAGCTCCCAGAGAATATCCTCCGGTTCCATTCTCTTGGTAAAGTCAGGATTCACGTATGCTGAACGGATAACGGAGTATTCGTCAATCATGAACGTTCCCGTCACCGGAAGCAGCCAATGATCTGTCCCATTGTACTCGTGAAGATCAATATTATGGCTTAAGTACATGCCCCTCAGATAGTCAGGCACTTCATACAACAGGTTATATTTGGCGGCGACGATTCCCTTAGGGTCGCTGAGAACCTTAAAGGACAATTCTGCTTTCTCTTGGTCAGACAGTGTATAATCTGGCAATTGTGGACTGACTGCGATAAGCTGCGCGCCTAGAGCCTGAATGTCAGGGAGAATCTCCTGGTATGCTCTTAACTGCCGATTGCAGTAAGGGCACCATCCTCCTCTGTAAAAGGTAAGGACAACGGGACCTTTTGCCAATTCGTCGGCTAAATTTATTTGGTTCCCAAGTGAATCTGACAGTCCAAAGTCCTTGGCTTTTGTCCCGACTGGCAGCCCTGTGGCGGTACCTCCCTCTTGAAGTTGCTGGATAACACGTTGGTGTATCGCCTGCACTTCAAAAGGGCTTGCTGCCGTAATCTTCTCTAACGCTGAAGCTAAGGTCGTTGTTGACATGGTCACACCTCGAATGGATTATTTTCCGCTAGTCTGAGCGACTTTCTCCGCTAACTCTTTGATAGTTTTGTTTAATTCCGAGACATCTTCGATTGACATGCCGCTAGCTGAGAAGAGTGCGGATGGAATACAATCGGATTCCCCCTTAAGGGCCCACCCTTTCTCCGTGAGCAGGGCCAAGACGACCCTCTCATCTTCCGTCGATCGTACTCTCCTAATCAGTTCGTTCGCCTCCATCCGTTTCAGCAGCGGCGTCAAGGTGCCTGAGTCGAGGTCTAAATGTTCTCCCAATTCTTTCACCGTCCGCCCGTCGCTTTCCCAGAGGGATAGTAACACGAGATACTGAGGATAGGTAATTCCCATCTCCTCTAATAGCGGCCGATACAACCGAGAAATAGCTCGGGAGCAAGCATATAAGGAAAAGCAAAGGTGTTCGTTAAGTTGCAGCATGTGAGGTCAACCTCTCTATAATATTGTGCACAATTTACTAGAAAAAATGGTGATTGAATGTTAACCCCTTCTTCTGGTAGGTGATCGCTTACTCTGCTAACTCCCGTTGCCTCGCAAGTTGCACCTGCATGTATTTCACCTCAATTTAAATTGTTTACAAATTACTTGTGCACAATCTTTATAGGACAATAATACCCACTCTTGATTTGGATGTCAACAATTTAATTTTAGACAATTTAATTCAGAGGGGGGTGTCGAGCATCACAATCTGCTCCCATCACTTTTCTCTCAGATATCATAGCGATTACGGGGTATTGAATCGTTTTGCAACAGCCCCCCCTTTCTGTGTAAGATAATAGGAGACTTGTCATTATGACGATAGAGCTTCCGTTCAATGGAATCTTAAATGATCGCGCGGAGCGGACTTCGAATAGATGCTTTTCTCATGGCAGGGAAAGTTAGTACGAGGTGAATGAACATTGCCGACGATTATGGTAGTGGATGACGACGTCTTTATCCGCGAACTGGCAGGGCTGTTATTAAGAGACGAAGGTATGGACGTCGTAGAGAAAACGGATGGTCTCGAAGCCTGGGATTATTACTTGCATCATTCCGTTGATTTAATCATCTTGGATATTATGATGCCCGGCATGGACGGTTGGGAGCTGTGCAGAAAGCTGCGGGAGGCCGGAGACAAACCGATGCTGATGGTCACCGCCAAAAAGGAGTCGCTGGACAAAGTCAAAGGCTTTCGATTGGGGACGGACGATTATCTGACCAAACCTTTTGATCCGATGGAGATGGTTATGCGGGTCAAGGCGCTGCTCAAAAGGTATCGGATCGCTACCTCTCATATCGTGAAGCTCGGCCGAGTCATTCTCGATAAAACGAGCTACCAGGTTCACTTTTCCGACACGGGCGAGGAATGGGCTCTTCCTTTAAAAGAATTTGAGCTGCTTTACAAACTGGCCAGTTATCCCGGGCAAATTTTTACGCGCGACATGCTAATCCGCGACATCTGGGGTTACGCGTTCAATGGGGATGAACGCACCGTGGACACGCATGTCAAACGTCTGCGCGACAAGTTTGAGCAGTATGCCGAAGATTTCCGCATCGTAACAATGCGCGGCATGGGCTACCGTCTGGAGGCGTATCGTGATTAACTCGCTTTATGCCCGCGTTGTGTTGACGTTTCTGGGGGCCGTCATAGTCAGCCTGCTCTCGGGATTCATCGTTCAAAGCTATTTCTACAAAAGCCATATTGGAGCGATCGTGGAAGAGAAGATGATTGGCAATGCCCAAATGATCATTCAATTATATAAGAAATTGGCCCCGAAGGATGCGAAGGCTTTCGGGGAAGTAAGCAATTCTATGCCCTTTTATAAGATACGGTTTTATGACAGCGCGGGAACGCTGCTGAACCCGGGGAGCGCTACTTCAGACCAGCAGAAGGATCAATCGTATCTGCAGCAAGTGCTCAAGCAAAACAAAATTTATCACAACGGGTCCAGCGAGGATGACGAAATTACGGTTGGCCTGCCTTTTGCGCTGAACGGTTCACCGCACGTTTTGTTGGTTACGACCGAGACCGTTTTTCTCTTCGACGAAATCGATTCCTTGATCCGGTATCAGCAGCTCTTTACTCTCGGCTTGGGAAGTATTCTGGTATTGATCGCCGCGCGGTATATGGTCAGGCCCCTTCGGAAGCTGACACATGCAACGCAGAGAATGGCCAGGGGCGATTTTAACGTTGGTCTGTCTACCAAACGTCGCGACGAAATTGGACAGCTCACCCTAAGCTTTAACACGATGGCGGATGAATTGGGAAGACTGGATATGCTCCGTCGGCGGTTTGTTTCCGATGTATCCCACGAAATCCAATCTCCTCTAACATCGATCAAAGGATATACCCGTGTGCTGAAGATCAAGTCCATGGACGAGAAAACCCGTATGCAGATGCTGGATATTATCGACGAGGAGAGCGACAGGCTATCCCGGCTGTGCGACGATCTGCTGGAATTGACCAGCCTGGAGCACGAGCATACAAAGCCCGCCCCGCAAAATTTTCGTCTCGACGAGCAATTGCGCAAAGCTGTCATTCGCCTGGAACCGCAATGGTCTGCCCGCAATTTGGATATGCAGCTTATGCTGGAGCCGATAACTATTGTGGCGGATGAAGACAAGATGAATCAGGTGTGGAACAACTTGCTTGGCAATTGCATCAAATTCACCGCCGATCATGGAAAGATAAGGGTGGAGTCCTTCAAGAAAAGCGAAAGCGTAGTTGTCCGAATGACGGACAATGGAATCGGCATACCTGAGGAGGAAATCAGCCAAATTTTCAAACCGTTCTACAAAGTGGATAAAGCGAGAAAACGCAGTATTAGCGGTAATGGAATCGGTCTTTCCATCGTGAAGCGGATTGTCGATCTTCATCATGGAAAAATCGAAGTGTCCAGCAAATTGGGGAGCGGAACCTCCTTCTCAATCACACTTCCCCTCGAAGATATAAAGCCCGAATTGTAATCCTCCGTTCAAACTGAGGACAAATTCGGGTTTTATACTATCCTCGAAAAGCCAATTTTGTATGTTTTGATCAGAAGGAGGAACAGAAATGAAAGTAATGATTGTCATCTTGACACTCCTGACATTCAGCATGTCGGGAACCTATGTCCAGGCGAAGGAGAACCGAAAGCAGCCGCCCCCCGCAACCGTAGCCGCCGAGCGACAGCTTTGGCAATCGAAAGGGTATGGACATATATTCGATATAGAAGGCCAATCCGTTAAGGTCTACAGCTACACCAAGGACAGCTTGGTACCGTTCGGGAAAGGAAATATCGACAACAACGGCGACATTTATATTAATGAAATTCACGACAACAGCAAATTCCAGGAGCAATTTGATGCCCCGCGATTTCCGATGGGCCGCTTCGTTAACGGCAGCTTGACCGATGGCTTGGGATACGTGCAGCATTTCAAACGGATCGATAGTCTTCCCAAGGTGAAGTATAACGGATTCAGCAAGGATCCCGTGCAGAATTTTGAAGTATTCTGGCAATCCTTTGAAGAGAATTTCAGTTTCTTTTCGCTCGTCAAAGTGAATTGGAAAGAGGTGTACAAAGAGTATCGGCCCAAAGTTAGTGCCGTTACCTCCGAAAAGGAATTGGAGGATATTTTGACGCAAATGTTCCAAAAGCTAAACGACGGACACAGCATCATATTCGGTAAAAAGGGGTTGATCTTCTCCAAGTCCAAAGTTGAGCGGGAGGAATTTTTCGAAGCGAATTCGAAGTCGATGCAACGAAATGTCGAAGAGAGATATATCAAAGGGGCGGTAAAAAGCAAGCTCGACGGGCGCATTGTTTATGGCCAAACGAAAAGCGGCGACGCTTACATCAAGCTGATTGGTTTTGACGAGTTCGATCCGAAGAAAATAGACCAAGCGCTGGCGGAAATGGTGCTAGATTTGGCGAACTGCCGCAACTATATGATCGATATGCGCTTTAATGAGGGGGGCGAGGACTTCTTCGGGTTGAAAATAGCCGGCTTGTTTGCCGAGAAACGCAAGCTGGCGTATGCCAAACAGGCCCGAACAGGCGGATACGAGGAATTCTCCAAGCCTACGCAGGTATATATCGAGCCGGGAGCAAAGCAGTTTTCAGCTGACAATATTGTGGTGCTGACCAGCCCGATGACGGTAAGCGCCGGCGAGACAGGGACGATGGCTTTAAAAGCATTGGACAAAGTAACAGTTATCGGAGAAACGACGGGCGGATTCTTTTCGGACATGCTGCTTAGACTGTTGCCGAACAAACAGTTATTCTCCCTGAGCAACGAACGCTATACCTCGCCTGACGGCACTAATTACGAGCAGCGCGGCCTGCCGCCGGACGAAAAGATCATGATCAAGCAAGCCGATATTGATGCCGGCAAGGACCCGGTGATGAACCGGGCTTTGGAATTGCTTAAAAAGAAGCCATAAGGGATATCCCTTTCACTCATCGGGACTCCTCTAATGGGATAAAACACAACCCCTGGCAAATGTAAATGCCGGGGGGAATGCCCGTAGTAGGGAACAGTTTTCACCGCCCCGCTTTATTTATCCTATATCCCCCATATGAGTTCCTCATACATAAGCCACAATCGCTTTGCACTTCTTCATCAAAATTAGCCTTAACAGAAATTATAATGATCGTATACGAAGTGCTCGAGTCCATTTGGTTAATAATGATACGTATTCTTCCATATAAGTAATTAGAGGTGAGCTGCTTGAAAACAAATCGTTCCTCATCCGCATTGGGTGAGTTCATAAAATCGCGCAGAGAACGCTTGCAGCCCTTAGAGGCAGGGATCCAGCCCCTGCCCGGACGAAGACGCACTCCGGGACTTCGG from Paenibacillus sp. CAA11 encodes:
- a CDS encoding response regulator transcription factor, with the protein product MPTIMVVDDDVFIRELAGLLLRDEGMDVVEKTDGLEAWDYYLHHSVDLIILDIMMPGMDGWELCRKLREAGDKPMLMVTAKKESLDKVKGFRLGTDDYLTKPFDPMEMVMRVKALLKRYRIATSHIVKLGRVILDKTSYQVHFSDTGEEWALPLKEFELLYKLASYPGQIFTRDMLIRDIWGYAFNGDERTVDTHVKRLRDKFEQYAEDFRIVTMRGMGYRLEAYRD
- a CDS encoding MarR family winged helix-turn-helix transcriptional regulator; translated protein: MLQLNEHLCFSLYACSRAISRLYRPLLEEMGITYPQYLVLLSLWESDGRTVKELGEHLDLDSGTLTPLLKRMEANELIRRVRSTEDERVVLALLTEKGWALKGESDCIPSALFSASGMSIEDVSELNKTIKELAEKVAQTSGK
- a CDS encoding sensor histidine kinase, which gives rise to MINSLYARVVLTFLGAVIVSLLSGFIVQSYFYKSHIGAIVEEKMIGNAQMIIQLYKKLAPKDAKAFGEVSNSMPFYKIRFYDSAGTLLNPGSATSDQQKDQSYLQQVLKQNKIYHNGSSEDDEITVGLPFALNGSPHVLLVTTETVFLFDEIDSLIRYQQLFTLGLGSILVLIAARYMVRPLRKLTHATQRMARGDFNVGLSTKRRDEIGQLTLSFNTMADELGRLDMLRRRFVSDVSHEIQSPLTSIKGYTRVLKIKSMDEKTRMQMLDIIDEESDRLSRLCDDLLELTSLEHEHTKPAPQNFRLDEQLRKAVIRLEPQWSARNLDMQLMLEPITIVADEDKMNQVWNNLLGNCIKFTADHGKIRVESFKKSESVVVRMTDNGIGIPEEEISQIFKPFYKVDKARKRSISGNGIGLSIVKRIVDLHHGKIEVSSKLGSGTSFSITLPLEDIKPEL
- a CDS encoding S41 family peptidase, with protein sequence MKVMIVILTLLTFSMSGTYVQAKENRKQPPPATVAAERQLWQSKGYGHIFDIEGQSVKVYSYTKDSLVPFGKGNIDNNGDIYINEIHDNSKFQEQFDAPRFPMGRFVNGSLTDGLGYVQHFKRIDSLPKVKYNGFSKDPVQNFEVFWQSFEENFSFFSLVKVNWKEVYKEYRPKVSAVTSEKELEDILTQMFQKLNDGHSIIFGKKGLIFSKSKVEREEFFEANSKSMQRNVEERYIKGAVKSKLDGRIVYGQTKSGDAYIKLIGFDEFDPKKIDQALAEMVLDLANCRNYMIDMRFNEGGEDFFGLKIAGLFAEKRKLAYAKQARTGGYEEFSKPTQVYIEPGAKQFSADNIVVLTSPMTVSAGETGTMALKALDKVTVIGETTGGFFSDMLLRLLPNKQLFSLSNERYTSPDGTNYEQRGLPPDEKIMIKQADIDAGKDPVMNRALELLKKKP
- a CDS encoding peroxiredoxin-like family protein, which encodes MSTTTLASALEKITAASPFEVQAIHQRVIQQLQEGGTATGLPVGTKAKDFGLSDSLGNQINLADELAKGPVVLTFYRGGWCPYCNRQLRAYQEILPDIQALGAQLIAVSPQLPDYTLSDQEKAELSFKVLSDPKGIVAAKYNLLYEVPDYLRGMYLSHNIDLHEYNGTDHWLLPVTGTFMIDEYSVIRSAYVNPDFTKRMEPEDILWELRKL